DNA sequence from the Mangifera indica cultivar Alphonso chromosome 18, CATAS_Mindica_2.1, whole genome shotgun sequence genome:
GCAGttggtttttctttctttatcagGTTTTGCAGATTACCACAAAGCAAGGAAGCAGAGCTCTAGGATTGAGTAGATAGAGCTCTTCAATGTTTGCATAGAGGCCGACTTTCCCGGCCAATGAATCAAACCCAGTTTGGCCAGCCATTTCTTGTATATTCTCCAGGGGTCTATGAACTCTTCCAGCAATAACTCTGCATACCATCAGAGCTTTTCTTATAGACGGATCCCTGTCGATAATTTCGATAGATTCATAAGCTCTTCCACTTGTAGATGTTGTAAATACACCTATTCCACCTTTGAGTTCCTTCTTGACTGAGAAACCATGTCTAATAATCCGACAGACGCAACATTTTTCTGACATGCATAAACTTGAGCAACCATTTAGGCCAAGAGAGCATGCCACAGTTGTACCATAAAACCGCAAGAGCTCATTCCCATCTGCGATGCACCGAGCGTGTTTCTTGGGGAGTTTGCTGGCTTTAATCTTTACCATTTCTCTATACTCTTCAAACCGAGCTAGAGTTTTTTGCATATTGTGAACTTTCAAGACCCTCTCTATCCTACCACAATGGTTCTCAGACTTTAACCAGCTTGTCCGGCATATGATTTCAACAATTTTCCTCGATGAATCGCCTTCGACAAGTTCAGTAACTGTCATAAGAGATTAAAATTAGCTGCCGAAGAAAAAGTCACTAAAATTTTCCAACCCagatcaaagaaaaaaatcctaaagATAAAACATTCCAGACATTTAGGAAATTATTGAATCTAAGATGCGGGAGGTTGCATATTAAAAAATCAGCCTTCTTCTGGGTTTAAGTGGTTAACATATTGACAAAGAGAAAGAACCAGAAAATTTTCACTTCTGAAAAGAATTTGCAGGAGAATCTACATTCTAGGATAAAAATGTCATCTTTTAGGATAAAAAAAGTGAGAGAGTACAAACAGGAAGGTGTATGTTTGGTGAAAGTTCCCCTAGATTATGTGGTCAGGTAAGAGAGCAATGGAAGCAAAACAAGCTCACAGAGATACTTTAGCCAGAGCTTctaatgaaaagaaaaactaaacttttttgGAATAACTACAAAATGAAGACATCAATCATGAACAAGATAAgctaaaaacttgaaaatagaAGCAGAAGTTTCTCACCAGCATGCTTGGAAAGATGATGTGCTTCAGCAGCTTCCCATTTGGTGAACTGCTCTCCACATTTATGGCAAGTCACTGTAGAACATCCATTGGAATCAATCTCAAGAGAGACTCTATTGCTTGAATGAATAGCACCAGCACCATGATGAACATTAGAGCCCCCAAATCCAGGCCCTTCTTTATCTGACAAAAGAAAAGGAGTCTTTCTTGGAGGAGTTGATGTGGCCACAAAAGAAGGATTAAAATAATGCATAGTTGAGTGGCCTCCAGGGCCTGGTGTCCCTGGCCTTAAAGTACCCACAAAAGTTGACCCACCACCGCCATTGCCGCCAAGGCCACCACCTCCTCCCACCCCTTCTTGAAACCCACCAAACCCAGTAATCTTCAGCTCACACCTTGAGTTACTCAGTATAACTTCATGGGTTATTGGGTTAAGAAACTCACTGCTTCCTATGGATCTTGGGCTGCAACTTGGTGGCTTCTCAAAATTTCTCTTGCTTCCATGAATAACATCTTTTAGATTTGCTATAGACCTTGAACAACCTGACCTCCCTGCCTTTCTTGTCAATATTGTACTCAAATGTCTCCTGGATTTGGGGTCATGAACTTCTGATGGCTCTGATT
Encoded proteins:
- the LOC123201983 gene encoding uncharacterized protein LOC123201983: MPTVWFSLKKSLHCKSEPSEVHDPKSRRHLSTILTRKAGRSGCSRSIANLKDVIHGSKRNFEKPPSCSPRSIGSSEFLNPITHEVILSNSRCELKITGFGGFQEGVGGGGGLGGNGGGGSTFVGTLRPGTPGPGGHSTMHYFNPSFVATSTPPRKTPFLLSDKEGPGFGGSNVHHGAGAIHSSNRVSLEIDSNGCSTVTCHKCGEQFTKWEAAEAHHLSKHAVTELVEGDSSRKIVEIICRTSWLKSENHCGRIERVLKVHNMQKTLARFEEYREMVKIKASKLPKKHARCIADGNELLRFYGTTVACSLGLNGCSSLCMSEKCCVCRIIRHGFSVKKELKGGIGVFTTSTSGRAYESIEIIDRDPSIRKALMVCRVIAGRVHRPLENIQEMAGQTGFDSLAGKVGLYANIEELYLLNPRALLPCFVVICKT